CTGCGTATTGGGATGGCAGGAATGCTGTAGGAGAGCGCGTAGCGAGTGGTATCTACTTCTACACGCTGCAGACGGTAGACTTTACTGCAACCCGACGGATGGTTATCCTCAAATAGGTATAGCAGCGAAAGTGCTATAAAGTGCGTTTTGGCGAAGCTTGCGAGCCAAAACTAACGCTTCAAAAGTAAACGCCCCAATCTGCCGGTTTAGCTAACCGCGAATCAACGCCGATTAGCAGTCGGCGTTGGGGCGTTTTTTGGTGTATACGCAAAAGGAGAAGTTTTTTGATTTATCGAAGAAATAGTTTACCTATTTGGGGCGTGCTTGTGCTGCTTTTCGTTGTAAGTACTGGTAGCGCATTTGCGTTCTCTTTTGGCCCACCAGAAGGGCTAACAGGGGCTCTGAATGAAGCCAACTGCACACAATGCCACGTTGGCAATGCATTGAATGACTCAGATGGTTCGTTGATGTTAACAATCCCCGAAACATATCAGCCAAATGAAGTTTATACGATTGTTGTCAATTTATCACGCGCTGGGCAGAGCCGCTGGGGATTTGAAATGACTGCGCTGGATGACAATGGCGCACGCGCCGGATCTTTTGGCGTGTCAGATGCGGCGAATACGCAGTTAAAAGAAAAAGACAGTAAGCAATATATCATGCACACTTCTGCGGGAAGCGCGCAGGGAACTAATGATGAGAACCAATGGACTGTTGAATGGACTGCGCCTGAGGCTGATATTGGTCCTATTACCTTTTACGCTGCTGGAAACGCCGCCAATGCCGATTTTGGAATTACGGGTGATTATATCTATACAACAAGTGAAGAATCAACGCCTCCAGTTCCGACAGTTGCCGGTGTCTCCTTAGAGATTGTCGGCGAAACTGCACGCTCTACGTTAGACGCTATCGTAGGCGTGAGTTACACGCTCAAAGTCACGAACACGGGTAATATGATGGATACTGTAACGCTTGAAGCCTCAGCAGAAGTGGGTATTGAAGGCAGTGTGCTTGGTGCCCTCAGTGCCAGATCAGTCGAGCTTGAAGCCGGTGCATCTACAGAAGTGACATTGAAGGTCACGGGGGATCTCTTCGCAAAACCGGGCGATTACCCAATTAAT
This genomic stretch from Candidatus Poribacteria bacterium harbors:
- a CDS encoding dockerin type I domain-containing protein, whose amino-acid sequence is MIYRRNSLPIWGVLVLLFVVSTGSAFAFSFGPPEGLTGALNEANCTQCHVGNALNDSDGSLMLTIPETYQPNEVYTIVVNLSRAGQSRWGFEMTALDDNGARAGSFGVSDAANTQLKEKDSKQYIMHTSAGSAQGTNDENQWTVEWTAPEADIGPITFYAAGNAANADFGITGDYIYTTSEESTPPVPTVAGVSLEIVGETARSTLDAIVGVSYTLKVTNTGNMMDTVTLEASAEVGIEGSVLGALSARSVELEAGASTEVTLKVTGDLFAKPGDYPINVTATSKTDGTKTAEVTTTTTIEMPPPPPTPWDVNDDGTVNVQDLVLVANELGESGESLKADVNGDGTVNILDLVLVASHFGEDTSN